The genomic window GGGAGCCATTATTATGTCTGCCTTAGGGGCTGTTAAAAGTGGCGCAGGCTTGGTGACAGTAGCAATGGATAAAGAAAATATTACAGCTCTGCATAACCATCTGCCTGAGGCTATGGCCTTTGGCCTTGATGATGAGCGATTACTTGAGCAACAGTTGCAGAAAGCTAGTATTGTCTTAGTTGGCCCTGGACTAGTGGATGATGAGCGTGGAGAAGAGCTTCTCCAAACAGTCTTTCATCATTTAACTCAAGACCAGGCACTCATACTGGATGGTGGTGCCCTATCGATTTTTGCTAAGACGGGGATGAAATTTCCTACAGCTCAGCTTGTTTTAACTCCACATCAAAGGGAATGGCAAGTCTTGTCGGGCTTAGATTTGACTTCTCAAGAAGCTGAGGAAACAGGAGAGGCTTTGAAGAGTTTTCCTTCAGGGACGATTCTAGTTCAAAAAGGTCCTGCGACTCGAATCTGGCAAGCTGGTCAAGCTGATTTTTATCAGTTAGAGGTTGGAGGTCCCTATCAGGCGACTGGGGGCATGGGGGATACTCTGGCTGGGATGATTGCTGGCTTTGCTGGACAATTCCCACAAGTTAGTCTCTATGAAAGAGTGACGGTAGCGACATATCTGCATTCAGCAATTGCCCAAGAACTAGCTGAGGACAACTTTGTAGTTCTGCCAACCACGATTAGTCAACATATTCCAGCATTCATGAAGAAAATACAAAAAGACACCTGAGTTTTTCAGGTGTCTTTTGACTATTAGAAGAGGCCTTTGACCTTATCTACAAGACTGTCAAGTCCTTCTGAGCCTGAAACCAATGCTTGCGCTTGGCTAAGGTAGTCCCCTAGTTGATCCTTGTTTTCTTCAACAAATGTTTTTGCTGCAGAAAAATCTTTGTTCTCAACGAGTTCCTTTACTTGGTTAAAGAAATCTAATGGGTTCATGAGTTCCCTCCTTTTCTAAAATTCTATTCAATCATTTTTTTCAAATCTTGCAAGAAACTTGACTCTTCAAATAAAGTTCAGGGGTGTCAAATGGTGCAAATTTTGATATAATTTTTAGTGATGAATTTTAGAAATGATCGGTACGTGGTTGTAGATTTAGAAGCTACAAGTACCGGAAGTAAGGCAAAAATCATCCAAGTGGGAATTGTAGTCATTGAAGATGGTGAGATTGTTGAGCAATATGCTACTGATGTCAATCCTCATGAACACTTGGATTCTCATATCAAAGAATTAACGGGTTTGACAGACAAGCGTTTAGCAAAGGCTCCAGAGTTTTCTCAGGTTGCTGGAAAGATTTTTGAACTGGTCAAAGACGGTATTTTTGTTGCGCACAATGTTCAGTTTGATGCCAATTTATTGGCAGAATTTCTCTTCTTTGAAGGTTATGAATTGCGCACGCCTCGTATCGATACAGTGGAGTTGGCTCAAGTATTTTATCCTCAGCTTGAGAAGTATAATCTTGGTATTCTTTGCCAAGAGTTGGGGATTCCACTTGAGCAAGCTCATACAGCCCTATCTGACGCCCAAGCGACTGCAGAACTCTTTCTTTGTATGAGACAAAAGATGTTTCAACTTCCAAAAGGTTTGTTGGAACGCTTATTGAGTTTGTCAGATAGCCTATTGTACGAATCTTACATGGTTATCGAGGAAGTTTATCAGAAACAGTCTCTCTTAGTTGAACATGACTTGGTCGAGGTGCAAGGTCTATTTTTGAGAAAAGAAAAATCAGCCCTTTGTCCACGCAAACTTTCTAAAGATTTCCAGACCAACATTGCCTTGTTGGGTTTGGAGGAAAGAAGCCGACAAGAAGAATTTGCTCAAAAGGTCCAAGAGTTTTTACAAGAGGAAACAATTTCTTTTATTCAGGCTCAAACGGGGATCGGAAAAACCTATGGCTATCTCCTGCCAGCCTTGTCTCTTGAGAATGAAAGTGGGATTCTACTTAGTGTTCCAACTAAAATCCTTCAAAATCAGGTAATGCATGAGGAGGCTAAAAAACTCGAAGAGATTTTCCATATCTCTATTCATAGTCTCAAAGGACCACAGAATTACTTGAAGTTAGATGCCTTTCATGCAGCACTAGAGGAAGAAGAGTCCAATCGTTTGTACACGCGTTTCAAGATGCAACTCCTAGTTTGGCTGACCGAGACAGATACAGGAGACTTAGACG from Streptococcus sp. oral taxon 061 includes these protein-coding regions:
- a CDS encoding NAD(P)H-hydrate dehydratase, encoding MKVIDQALLKKVIIERPRSSHKGDYGSLLLIGGMYPYGGAIIMSALGAVKSGAGLVTVAMDKENITALHNHLPEAMAFGLDDERLLEQQLQKASIVLVGPGLVDDERGEELLQTVFHHLTQDQALILDGGALSIFAKTGMKFPTAQLVLTPHQREWQVLSGLDLTSQEAEETGEALKSFPSGTILVQKGPATRIWQAGQADFYQLEVGGPYQATGGMGDTLAGMIAGFAGQFPQVSLYERVTVATYLHSAIAQELAEDNFVVLPTTISQHIPAFMKKIQKDT